The genomic segment AGTATTCCTCCTTTCTTCTGGTCAGCCACTACGACCGTCCCTGAAGAAAAGCGCGGCTGGTCAAGCCAGCGGTTCTGTGTCCGAGAGCATCAGCGGAGCcagagatggagcaggagatggAGGCTTCTCATTCAGAGACAGAAGGGCAAAGTTTGGAAGACAAACATCGCTCTCACAAAGCATCCGCAAGTAAGATGACGATTTTGTTGTTCGAttcatgtttattatttttgttcatgTCACTCCCAATTCAGGTTGCTTTTTTAATTAGAGACCCGCAATAAATAGTCAGCGAGGTCAGGAgccaatgaaaaaaacaaatcagcaaAGCACTCTCATCAAAGTGTATTACACAAGAAATGCAAGTGCTGTTCCCTACAGGTCATTCACCCTAAAAAGTCAAACAGTGCATGTTCTAGTCCCCATAGTtcattcagcaaaaaaaaaagccttattCAGAAACCCTCTAATCAATAGACAACAGACAATTATTTTCTCAGCATTTATCAGCAACATATCCCAAAAGTCTCATGATTGAGCCCATGAACTAATGCTATTTGATTGTGTTCTGTGATACTGAGGCCACCCTCTTCCTTCTGTACCTGTAGGAATACAGCCCAGTGGTTTGGGGTTGGGGAAGACTGTGAGACTAAGCAGCAGGTATGGCACAGGAAGAGCCTGCGCCACTGCAGCCAGCGTTATGGCAAGTTAAAGGCCCAATATAGAGAGCCTGAGACAGCCTCCAGCTTCGACCAGGGCCCGGACTCACCAGCCACACACAAGATGCCCAAGGTATTGTACTGTCTAGAGAGGTATACAGTTACTGCGTGGCTTAACACTCTAATGCAGACATTAATTGACATCCGGATTAAGGTTTACTTCAACATAATTTGtttagaaacatctttattatCCTGGTTGCCTATtgcattattagaccaaaaTATCCTACCAAGGTAATAACTTACACTGACCGCAAAAGAAACTGGACGAGACACAGCAGGCTCTGAGTCATGGGGTCTTTCCACTGAGGATTCCAGTTTCCACTCAATTTCAGAACCAGCCAACAAGTAATAATTTATAATAGTAATCATTTTCCCACCTGTGTGATTTGACGTTATGACCCTGAGAGGCTTCTCTGGAGAGACAGGAAGAAATATCAATGTTAAGAGAAGGAGATTGtgaggagagagggaaaaatGTGTCTGGCTTTAATAAAGTAGAGTGCTGTACGGTGACAGACGTGGACCATCTGTGCACCAGATGAATGTCCCTCCCTTCAGTCCGTGTCAGACAGCTCTACTCATCTACTCATCATccagtattttgtttttcttttgttctttgttttttttcttgtgccTATCCttatttgcttgttttgtctctgCATCTCTTGTAATCTGGAAGGCCAGTGATAAGAATTTTCATCTGATAGGAATTTTGTTTAATTCctgctttacacacatacatgcacacaaaaacatacgAGAGAGCAGCTCTTTCTTTTAGTATGGTTTGGCAGAGTTTATGTTAATATCATGATGAAAATATCTATGTCCGGTTGACCCTAATCTCCGTTTTTGGTAGATTGTGGATCCCCTGGCACGGGGGCGAGCCTTCCGTTGCCCAGATGAGATGGATGGTCGCTCCCCCAGGACGCCCCACACCACTCAGGGGGGTCCTGTCACCCCGGGTGTCACCTCACTCAGCTCCTTCACCAGCCAGCGCTCCGGGTACAGCCGCTTCCCCATGCGTAAGAGGGAGTCTGTCGCCCGCATGAGCATCCGAGCTGCATCCAACCTGCTGAGGGTGGGTGGGGTACCAGAAACCTTTGTGTGTGTTAGGATGTAAGCCAGGTAGAAGAGGGACAGTTGTCAACatacctttttaatgttttaattattgttACCTTATTTCTAAGTAGAGCAAAACTGATCTAAGAAACATTTATGCATGTGTAAAGTAACGTATTATGCGCTGCTTATGTTGTTCAGGGCCGTAGCGGCTTGGCAGGCTCCCAGACAGGTCGCAGTTTCCCTAAGAGGAGCTTTGTTCGGACCAGCTGGATGGACGAGGACACCGTGGACTCCGCAGACACGTCCGAGTCGCTCTTCTTCAGCAAGGTCAGCAGCCAATTTCTCTCTTTGCTGGACATTTTTAATCTTCCTTTCCCTTCCTGCGTATGTCAGCAGTCACACTTCTCCACCAGTCTGTTCCACTTTCACTTCTAATCTCTCATCGGCTCCCTTTCTACAGCAACCGctatctttttctttctttatatcATTTTACCTTCCTTCCAATAAGTATATATTTGTCAAACCTTCTATAACACTCTATAACCTTCTATATGTCAAACCTATTAGAATATGGGATGTTAGACAGATAAAACTCATGCTCATCATCTCAGGTGTCCTGTTTTTCCACCCTTGTAGATCATAGTGTCTAAACACATGAGGCCTAGCTGCTAATAAATcattgttttccattttttttcttcctgcactcttcttcctctgtgacCTCCATTACTCTTCTGTGTAGGTTGATGCCCATGATGAGTTGTACTCTATGGCTGATGACGTATTTGAATCACCTCCCATGTCTGCAGCTTTTGCTCCCTGTGAGCAGCCTGACCAGAAGTTCCAAAGCTTGTGAGTAAATACACAACAAAGTCACTGAACTTGTGTCAGGCTCCTATAGTCCTTAGTGCAAGAATATTCAATAATCCTTATTTTGCCACACACAAAGGCCATGTTCCAGATATTAATCatcataactttattaaataTGAATTGTAAGGTCTGCCAAAGTACACTTATCGCTGTTAGAAGTAAACACAACTTCTGCATGTAGACCATAACAAAGGCAAAATTTATAtgcctttttatttatgtttatactttttttccttttaaaggtcccatggcatggtgctctttggatgcttttatatagaccttagtggtcccctaatactgtatctgaagtctcttttatatagaccttagtggtcccctaatactgtatctgaagtctcttttatatagaccttagtggtcccctaatactgtatctgaagtctcttttatatagaccttagtggtcccctaatactgtatctgaagtctcttttatatagaccttagtggtcccctaatactgtatctgaagtgtctttcctgaaattcagccttggtgcagaattacagccactagagccagtcccacaatgagctttccttaggatgtgccatttctgtctgtagctattgaggaggagagtgggaggggcaaggtggagggtgggggtgtggccttgaccaactgccacttttctcgtttgaaagccatgatgtctctctctcatgggttggccaaattctctgggtgggcaaagcagagaaagggaggtaaccttgcttgttatgacctcataacaagcagattccaaaactgctcatctgagctttcattttctcaaaggcagagcaggatacccagggctcggtttacacctatcgccatttctagccactgggggaccataggcaggctgggggaactcatattaatgttaacaaacctcataaagtgaaatgttcatgccatgggacctttaaattagtTAGGGTTTTCTTATATTTATGCATCGCATTTCATATGCAATCGTTTTAATTTgtacacattcatttttttcttctgatttATCTGtctaccccctcccccccttctgCTCCCTCCATCACTCTTGCCTCACCCTCGTTCTCtcccttttttcatttctttcatgTCTTTTTCACAGCCCCAGTAAGGAAATATCCCGAAAGCCCAGGACGCCAACGGTAGCCCCCGAAAAGAAACACCCCCGCCGGGGTGGCCGTATTGCCTCCCAAGTTAAGCACTTTGCATTTGATAAACATAAGCGTCAGTATGGCATGGGCGTCGTTGGAAAGTGGCTGAACCGGCACTACCGACGCAGCCTCAGCAGCAACATCCAGAAGCAGCTGGATGACTTCCACAGCCACAGGTATCAAATGACTAGATAATCTTCCAAGACATTTTTCTCCCCTGTAATGTGATGTTTGACACCAGGACTGACAGTATGTGTTGGCTAGTCATGAGTTTTACCTGATTTACAGTGGTTCTCTGCTGTGTATTTTAGGCCCTACTTTGCCTACTGGATCACGTTTGTCCATATAGTAATCACTTTGCTGGCCTGTTGTACATATGGTTTTGCCCCCGTGGGGTTTGCGCAACATTCTACGTCTGAACTGGTGAGTGAAACTCAAAACTTAGGGGTTTACTGTGAAATACTgatttcatttgaaattttttGACCATGATTAGTTGCATTTTACTACCAAGAGGACATAAACGTTCTGCTATCTGTAGTGCCAAAGTGGCTAGTTATTGCTTTTTGTGTAGCAATCAATGCTGTTTGGATCCAGTTACATAATCTGCTCAATCAATACATGGCTGAGAGCATTAAATATTGAAAGCGACTTAAAAGTGATCCCTTTTTTTATCTACTAAGCAAATACAATTCATTAAACAAAAAGATGCATTTAAgagacattttattattattattgttatcctTCACTGAGAAATCATAAAAGAACATTGAACAATTAACTTTAAATTTGCCAACTTTGTCACTCTGTTGCCCTCTGTAGGTGCTGAAGAACAAAGGCATTTATGAGAGTGTCAAGTATATCCAACAGGAGAACTTCTGGATTGGTCCGAGATCTGTGAGTAGCTTGCTGGTCTCAGTttggctaaataaataaaggatatTCCCTTTTTTTGCCTCGCCTGATGCTGGGTTACACCCTCATTACTTTGTAACTTTATCACTTACTGCATTTCCTGTCACATACTATTGCTCTTATCAAGCTCTAACCTTCCCTTGCCCAACACTGTGTTATAAGCAAGTTACTTCCATCAAAATAGGAGATTATTTTTGTTTCCCGTATTCAACATGTGAGGTATTCTGAACACATATTTACAACTTGTTGAAAGACAGAGAAACTTAATCCTACATCCAGAAATAATaggatggatgtttttttttaggatttctttcttctttttagaTCACTTAACTATGCCAggtttgtgtatgtttacggTCATTTCCTCCACTTTTCAGGACGACCTGATCCACCTGGGGGCCAAGTTCTCACCGTGCATCCGTAAGGACACACAGATAGTCAGTCTGATCCAGAAGGCCAAAGACCTGGAGAGAGCGTCTGGCTGCTGTGTACAGAATGACAACTCGGGATGCGTGCAGACCCTCAGCTCCGGCTGCTCTGTAAGTGGTTTATCCTGCACCTTGATACTTATTTCATTAGCTTGTCAGTATAATAAACCTTCGGTTTGAGAAAGAAGTCAAGCAAAGACACATTCAATAATCGTGCACAAGAAATTGCAATTAAAAACCTCAAATCAATTCAATATGCTTAAATTGCACACACCTCAAGCTAGAAACTGCATACACTCCAAACACTAGGGGTGGTAcagttcatgaaaaaacacccgaaccgctcggttcgctagtctcggttcgctagtctcggttcgctagtctcggttcgctagtctcggttcggagcgtgtgtgtaccgcacggttcgtcagtacactgttaatgtgcactaacctcatactgccgtagtgcccactttcgaacacctatgttaaaacacttgcAGCAAATGACGAGCGGcatgggcgtgacaaacgcaacccatggcagctgattggacgattgcgtcacatgggtctggctggtccttaatttcaaaacagactgtcatggcggctcgttcagaatacgatctcatattgtactaaaatagttcaccgaaacttgtttctgagaacattttaagtgagaaataggccatgcagttgctgaatctgtcttcatttcagatcgacaaaggtcagtttaaaagatttatgtccgattttgagagacaccgagccgaccgctcctcaagtggagtgggGTGTCGCTGCAAGTCACGTCACGTCACCTGTAGAGATGTCAAGTGGGAGAGAGTCtgcccagagctggaggatgcgccagcgtcatttatagtctggtgtgtgggaacattttggatttcatgttacctatgatgaaataaaacaatatagaactgccactgtgtgcatgtattgtgcaacatgcattcaatatgctaattttagctatatgctgaagtatattctggagtgttaaagattaaaagaaaaaataacaagaaccgtacagaaccgaaaaccgtgagcctaaaaccgtgatacgaaccgaaccgtgggttttatgaaccgtaccacccctaccaaacacacacacgcatatgaGATTATAATCTGTAATCATATAATCACTATTCTTTGCGTACTTCTACTTCTGGGgctgtggccttgaccaactgccactttgcttgtttgaaagccatgatttctctctctcatgggtgggccaaattctctgggtaggcaaagcagagaaaggggaggtaacctttcagattccagatcggcccatctgagctttcattttctcaaaggcagagcaggatacccagggctcggtttacacctatcgctatttctagccactggggaaactcatattaatgttaaaaaacctcataaagtgacattttcatgctatgggacctttttaatgtGGGTATACACAATGATTACAATTCTCTTTATTATTTGATTCTATACTTATTCTATAAAATAAATGCTTAAaatttaatacaaaaatatctGAATATGCAGGAGACGCTGGCCACCTTTATTAAATGGAAGAATGAGCAAGTGGACATCAGCAGGTCCTCCGGTTCTGTCTGTCACCAGGATCCCAGGTAAGAATATGCATGTGATCATTGTGCCACATGACATGTGGAACATTAAGAAAAATCAAGTAAGTTGGATTATTGCATTATGGATTTGTAAGTAAATGAATTGCCAACATTTGCTTATTTCAAGCCTTCTTTTGCCCTTGTGTGTTGCATGTTGTGACCAGAGTGTGTGAAGAGCCTGCCTCTGCAGAGCCTCATACGTGGCCGGATGACATCACCCAGTGGCCGGTAAGGGGAAATTAATTTTCTACCTTAGCATTGTTCATTTAAACCACATATTTGTTCCTGTGCTACTATCGTGTGTCTGAGGCGTACAACTGGAAATAAGATAAAGGCAAAGATCATTGTACAGCATGTCAATGTGACTGCTCATTGCTTGTCCTCCTCCAGGTGTGTACTTACCCAAAGAAGTGGAACCACACAGGTTACAGACACATGGACTGTAACATCAAGGGACGGCCTTGCTGCATAGGAACTAAGGGCAGGTGAGACTTGTGTGTTGTTTACCGACTTCAAAGCCTTGATCTACTGCCCCACTTCTTAGTCAGTTGCATTGCCAGGTCATCTGGAGAAAATTTGAATTGCATTTTGCTTGTCCCTCCTGTAGATGTGAGATCACGACCAGAGAGTATTGCCTTTTCATGCATGGTTACTTCCACGAGGATGCCACACTCTGCTCacaggtagtgtgtgtgtgcaggtgtgttaGGGGCATGTCTGTCCGTCAGTGTGTTAGTACATTGCTGAATCCATACACTACTCTTGCGCAGGTCCACTGTCTGGATGATGTGTGCGGCTTGTTGCCTTTCCTCAACCCTGATGTTCCTGATCAGTTCTACCGTCTCTggctttctctcttcctccatgCTGGGTACGTACCGCCTTCCTCTCAAAACCTCTTTGGACAAAGATTTTATTTCTCTTTAAGTAAACATTTTGAacacaattaaattaattttcttATTTCTCATTTGAATTTTTATGATTTTCAGCTGAGTCAGCCATTAAAGTATAGATGTAGCCATTGAAAAGTGACACTTCATAAGTGCTAACAtagttgaaataataataagctAAGTCAATGAGCCATTTTAGCCATTTGCCATGACTGATTACTATCAGTAAGTGCAGTTTCATTGTCTGCATCCTTCGGGATTTAAACTTAATGAAATATTTGTAAATGAGGCCCCAGTGCTTGTGAGCTGCTTACTCATATGAATACTAATACTTAGTGCTAATACTAGGTACGTGGGAAATCCTCCAGGTCTCctttaaaaacaagaaaacaggCCAACAAGGAAGCTTTATGGGAAAAGTGCAGATGTGCGTAAAAATGCCCATTTGATATAATACAATGGTTGAAATTCCAGCAGACTGCACAGATGTTTAATTCTCTGACTGATGTGTTTGTAGGCTGTTACACTGCGTGGTGTCGGTGGTGTTCCAGATGACCATACTGAGAGACCTGGAGAAGCTGGCAGGTTGGGTCCGCATCTCCATCATTTATATCCTCAGTGGTATCACTGGAAACCTCGCCTCGGCCCTGTTCCTGCCCTACAGAGCTGATGTGAGTTCTTCATGCACGCACAGACataaaatgcacacaaacaaagtgCACACTTATACAGTAGACTCCTAAAAACACTTAATGTTTTGGCGGGTTGATCCGGCATGTAGGCTGGAGTAGAATGATGACGTTGTTAGACGACATCAGCAGAAGGAGTTTGGGTGGGCTTCAGTTGGCTGTTAGTGAATAACCGTTGCAGTACTGTTTCCCCTTTTTTGTAAGCAAACCCTTTTTTGTGAGTGTTTACAAAATTAAACCAAAGGTAATATTCAGTATATATAACATTAGAATGAACAAAAAGCCGGTTTAATCTATTAACATGATTGCCAAAACTGACCGCTTTACATAATAAGACTTGGgcactgtatgtacagtatgcacaAGAGTCTATTCTAATTAAGGATAGATGCATTTACAAACAAGCATCTATATATTTGTGCA from the Perca flavescens isolate YP-PL-M2 chromosome 2, PFLA_1.0, whole genome shotgun sequence genome contains:
- the LOC114571504 gene encoding inactive rhomboid protein 2, whose protein sequence is MASQGGEEPPPSGGQPDSRLKSKKPPSLVIAIPPPEENMSHGPAKQPLRPSLKKSAAGQASGSVSESISGARDGAGDGGFSFRDRRAKFGRQTSLSQSIRKNTAQWFGVGEDCETKQQVWHRKSLRHCSQRYGKLKAQYREPETASSFDQGPDSPATHKMPKIVDPLARGRAFRCPDEMDGRSPRTPHTTQGGPVTPGVTSLSSFTSQRSGYSRFPMRKRESVARMSIRAASNLLRGRSGLAGSQTGRSFPKRSFVRTSWMDEDTVDSADTSESLFFSKVDAHDELYSMADDVFESPPMSAAFAPCEQPDQKFQSFPSKEISRKPRTPTVAPEKKHPRRGGRIASQVKHFAFDKHKRQYGMGVVGKWLNRHYRRSLSSNIQKQLDDFHSHRPYFAYWITFVHIVITLLACCTYGFAPVGFAQHSTSELVLKNKGIYESVKYIQQENFWIGPRSDDLIHLGAKFSPCIRKDTQIVSLIQKAKDLERASGCCVQNDNSGCVQTLSSGCSETLATFIKWKNEQVDISRSSGSVCHQDPRVCEEPASAEPHTWPDDITQWPVCTYPKKWNHTGYRHMDCNIKGRPCCIGTKGRCEITTREYCLFMHGYFHEDATLCSQVHCLDDVCGLLPFLNPDVPDQFYRLWLSLFLHAGLLHCVVSVVFQMTILRDLEKLAGWVRISIIYILSGITGNLASALFLPYRADVGPAGSQFGLLACLFVELFQGWQILEKPWKAFVKLLGIVLFLFLCGLLPWIDNIAHIFGFLSGLLLSFAFLPYVTFGTFDKYRKRILIAVSMLAYIGLFSSLIVWFYFYPINWHWLEHLTCLPFTSKFCEKYDIDHNIDNVVH